From the Bacteroidales bacterium genome, the window GTAGCACTGGCAAAGATAAAAGATTTAGAACAAAAACTCGAAAAGCTTGAAGCTATGATATATAAGCTAACTATAAATAACAATTGATATGAAACGATATACTTACATTTTATTTTTCATTTTTGCAACAACAGTGCACGCCCAGCCACAACGAACCTTTCACTGGTATTTTGGTGGTGGCGCTGGTATTGACTTTAGCAGTGGGCAAGCTGTTGCCGATACAAACGGACAGATAAACACGTGGGATGGTTGTGCTACTATGTCTGACGAGAACGGCAACTTATTATTCTATACCGATGGTTCAACAGTATGGAACCGAAACCACCAGATAATGCCAAACGGAATTGGTCTGATGGGACATTGGAGTAGTCATCAAAACAGTTTAATAGTACCTAAACCCAAAGACCCAAGAATTTATTACATTTTTACAACCGATGCATGGGAAAATAATTTTCAAAACGGCTTGCGTTATTCAGTAGTTGATATGAGTTTAGATAATGGACTGGGTGCAGTAACTACAAAAAATATTCTTCTTGTAGCTCCAACACACGAGCAATTGGCTGCAACGTATCATGCAAACTGCAAAGATATATGGGTTATTACCCACAAACGTGATGAAGAAAAATTTTATGCATATCTTGTAACTGAAAATGGGGTTTCAAATTCACCTGTTGTTACTGAAATTGGGAATGCAACTCAATTGTTATGGGGTTGTTCTGGAATGAAAATATCGCCAGATGGTAGTAAAATTGTATCGAGTAATTATTGGGATTGGTTAAATACAGGTATCATGGATACTATTGAGCTATATGATTTTGATAATACTTCAGGAATTTTATCGAATAGAATTACATTAACAACTGATACTGTATGTGTTGCATTAACATTTTCACCTAATAGTTTAATTTTATTTTCTATCGGAGCTGGTGTAACAATTAACGGTATTCGTTTATATCAATTTGATTTAAATTCACCTGATATTAATGCTTCCCAACAAATTGTTTATTATTCAGAACAAGCAATTGGTGTTTATGACGCTCAAATAAATCCATTTAGAAATGAAATATTTTTAACAAATGCAAACAATGATAATTTACCGATAATACGAAATCCAAATCTTATGGGAGTTTCATCTAATTGTGAGTACCCTGCTTTTTCATTAAATGGTCGTTTATGTGCTGCATGTTTCCCCAATTTTATTTCTTCCTATTTTGATACCGATTCAACAAGTTGTTTTCCAACATCAGTCAATGAAAATTTTACAGAAGCATCAGATGTTTTTATTTATCCAAATCCGGCTGTATATATAGATAAAATTACCATACAAACAAATAATAAAGTCTTAACAAAAATAAAACTATTAACCTTAACAGGAAAGGAGGTGTTCATAAAAAAAGTAAATCAACAAAATGAGGTATTGTTCGATATATCGAGCATACCTTCGGGTATTTATCTGTTACAGATAATTACCGATAAAGCAACCGAAAACAAAAAACTTGTAATTCAAAACAAATGATGGTTTAACCTTTTAAATATTACAATTATGAAACAAAGATTAGTATTATTGGGGCTTTTGTGCATCCCCTTGATAAATTTTGCACAATTTAATTCCACGGGACCAAATTGGGATAAATGGGGGAGAACAGATGCTATTATACCTGGCAACAATATCAAAGCCATAGGTATCGGCAATTTCACAAGCTTTCCCAGAGCAGCTTTACATGTAAATGCGAATCTTTTGACTCCTCCCACCCACCCAAACACCATGTTTGCCCCCGGCGAGCTCTTCCGCACCGATGGACCTTCTGGCAATGTGAACGCATGGCGTATGTTCACCGGCAGCGGTAGTGTGGCTACGGAGAAGTTTGCCGTCTATGTGCCGGCAGGTAGTAATCATCTGATGCTGCAAGCCTCCGCTGGCGATTTACGATTCAATACCGGTGGAGCCAACACCCGTATGACCATTTCCGGCACTACCGGTTTTGTAGGCATTGGTACTAACTTCACTACTCCGCAGGCATTGCTGCATGTGAATGGAACGGTTCGTATTGACTCTCTGCCAGCAGATAACACGATTTCCACAATTGTTGTTACCGACAGCGAAGGCAACCTGAAAAGCAGAGATATCAAAGACCTTGAAAAAGCACTGGCAAAGATAAAAGATTTAGAACAAAAACTCGAAAAGCTTGAAGCTATGATATATAAGCTAACTATAAATAACAATTGATATGAAACGATATACTTACATTTTATTTTTCATTTTTGCAACAACAGTGCACGCCCAGCCACAACGAACCTTTCACTGGTATTTTGGTGGTGGCGCTGGTATTGACTTTAGCAGTGGGCAAGCTGTTGCCGATACAAACGGACAGATAAACACGTGGGATGGTTGTGCTACTATGTCTGACGAGAACGGCAACTTATTATTCTATACCGATGGTTCAACAGTATGGAACCGAAACCACCAGATAATGCCAAACGGAATTGGTCTGATGGGACATTGGAGTAGTCATCAAAACAGTTTAATAGTACCTAAACCCAAAGACCCAAGAATTTATTACATTTTTACAACCGATGCATGGGAAAATAATTTTCAAAACGGCTTGCGTTATTCAGTAGTTGATATGAGTTTAGATAATGGACTGGGTGCAGTAACTACAAAAAATATTCTTCTTGTAGCTCCAACACACGAGCAATTGGCTGCAACGTATCATGCAAACTGCAAAGATATATGGGTTATTACCCACAAACGTGATGAAGAAAAATTTTATGCATATCTTGTAACTGAAAATGGGGTTTCAAATTCACCTGTTGTTACTGAAATTGGGAATGCAACTCAATTGTTATGGGGTTGTTCTGGAATGAAAATATCGCCAGATGGTAGTAAAATTGTATCGAGTAATTATTGGGATTGGTTAAATACAGGTATCATGGATACTATTGAGCTATATGATTTTGATAATACTTCAGGAATTTTATCGAATAGAATTACATTAACAACTGATACTGTATGTGTTGCATTAACATTTTCACCTAATAGTTTAATTTTATTTTCTATCGGAGCTGGTGTAACAATTAACGGTATTCGTTTATATCAATTTGATTTAAATTCACCTGATATTAATGCTTCCCAACAAATTGTTTATTATTCAGAACAAGCAATTGGTGTTTATGACGCTCAAATAAATCCATTTAGAAATGAAATATTTTTAACAAATGCAAACAATGATAATTTACCGATAATACGAAATCCAAATCTTATGGGAGTTTCATCTAATTGTGAGTACCCTGCTTTTTCATTAAATGGTCGTTTATGTGCTGCATGTTTCCCCAATTTTATTTCTTCCTATTTTGATACCGATTCAACAAGTTGTTTTCCAACATCAGTCAATGAAAATTTTACAGAAGCATCAGATGTTTTTATTTATCCAAATCCGGCTGTATATATAGATAAAATTACCATACAAACAAATAATAAAGTCTTAACAAAAATAAAACTATTAACCTTAACAGGAAAGGAGGTGTTCATAAAAAAAGTAAATCAACAAAATGAGGTATTGTTCGATATATCGAGCATACCTTCGGGTATTTATCTGTTACAGATAATTACCGATAAAGCAACCGAAAACAAAAAACTTGTAATTCAAAACAAATGATGGTTTAACCTTTTAAATATTACAATTATGAAACAAAGATTAGTATTATTGGGGCTTTTGTGCATCCCCTTGATAAATTTTGCACAATTTAATTCCACGGGACCAAATTGGGATAAATGGGGGAGAACAGATGCTATTATACCTGGCAACAATATCAAAGCCATAGGTATCGGCAATTTCACAAGCTTTCCCAGAGCAGCTTTACATGTAAATGCGAATCTTTTGACTCCTCCCACCCACCCAAACACCATGTTTGCCCCCGGCGAGCTCTTCCGCACCGATGGACCTTCTGGCAATGTGAACGCATGGCGTATGTTCACCGGCAGCGGTAGTGTGGCTACGGAGAAGTTTGCCGTCTATGTGCCGGCAGGTAGTAATCATCTGATGCTGCAAGCCTCCGCTGGCGATTTACGATTCAATACCGGTGGAGCCAACACCCGTATGACCATTTCCGGCACCAATGGTTTCGTAGGCATAGGCAATGGGTTTACGAACCCGCAAAACTTATTGCATATACACGAAAGTTTAAATAATGATGTATTTCTGCAAATTTCGAATTTAGCAAGTCAAAATGTAAGTGATCCGGGCATGCCCTATGGTTTAGCATTAGGTTTAAATGGTCCTACAAAAACACGAGTAGAGTTGCGTCAATTTTCTTACGATGATATTTTGTTCAGAATAGAGCACCCTGGAGATAATATTTTACGAAATATTTTAATTATGAAACCCAATGGTAATACGGGAATTTTTACTACAACCCCAATTGCCAAATTACATGTAAATGGTGTTTTAGAAGAAATGCCTTATATCCCTAATACCGGAAATTTATTTGTTACTACTGGTCCCTTAGGGGCGGAGAACTCATGGCGTATGATTACTAAAATAATAGGAGGTACGGGACCACTTATGGAAGTAGGTAAATTGTGGACAATAAGTCAGAATAATAATGTACAAGATTTTCATTTGCAAGCTTCAAGGGGTAATCTGGTTTTTCACTCCAATACCAATGAAACTAACGGTTATGAAAGGATGAGAATAATGGGTACTCATGGATCAAATTCTTATACTAAGGTATCAATAAGTGCCGATCCTCTTAATCCGATTGATGGTAGTATAATACCACCTACAAATACTTTTTTAGCTGCTTTATTACATATTGGATGTAGGGTTCCGCAAGGAAATGGAGGATATAGAACTTGGATGAATATTGATAATATTGATAGTAAAGGTTACGGAATGTATATTTCTTCTATAAGTGATAATATTTATTTAGGATTAAAAAAGGTAGGCAATACTCAGGATGATTATCAAGCAGTAATAAACTGGGGTAATCAGGCTCTGAATACAAATGGTTCCAATAGTAAATTACGTTTTGTTTATACTTTAACATCTGCTCTAAATTTGCCGGCAAGCAATTTTAATGGTTTAGAAAC encodes:
- a CDS encoding T9SS type A sorting domain-containing protein; translation: MKRYTYILFFIFATTVHAQPQRTFHWYFGGGAGIDFSSGQAVADTNGQINTWDGCATMSDENGNLLFYTDGSTVWNRNHQIMPNGIGLMGHWSSHQNSLIVPKPKDPRIYYIFTTDAWENNFQNGLRYSVVDMSLDNGLGAVTTKNILLVAPTHEQLAATYHANCKDIWVITHKRDEEKFYAYLVTENGVSNSPVVTEIGNATQLLWGCSGMKISPDGSKIVSSNYWDWLNTGIMDTIELYDFDNTSGILSNRITLTTDTVCVALTFSPNSLILFSIGAGVTINGIRLYQFDLNSPDINASQQIVYYSEQAIGVYDAQINPFRNEIFLTNANNDNLPIIRNPNLMGVSSNCEYPAFSLNGRLCAACFPNFISSYFDTDSTSCFPTSVNENFTEASDVFIYPNPAVYIDKITIQTNNKVLTKIKLLTLTGKEVFIKKVNQQNEVLFDISSIPSGIYLLQIITDKATENKKLVIQNK